In Planctomycetota bacterium, the following proteins share a genomic window:
- a CDS encoding beta-galactosidase, with the protein MTRPPKPFNLFAAEVQYWRLDPQCWRRVLEAAADAGLPGISSYVPWEVHEVEKGHFDLDGSTDPRRNLIGYLGLVKEVGLKLAYRPGPFVCNEMAWGGHPRRIVTGDVGMMVWQADNAPAPGYMLQAKEGWQPSYLHPAYLDEVRIWFAAVDAVARDFTAAKRGPIATCNLDNEVSYIVRDSFFGADYNPCVVGRGGLYHQWLARTYGSPDRLPYKQRVASFEDVEPPRKLEGVEANLRWYFDWVAFKEWLMAEYLKTLRAMHEECGLRGVSYYTNINPHRPEGVPTNFARFAEGTGGLVGYDFYRNPWLSYSGYSSMARVLKLMNATLPVTWSAEFMGGWWFVNLQGNRVPRNHTEFMSLAAMANGCQAISWFMFHDRYSWGDAPVSHMGHRRENHEALRNVVAVARGLKKWNSLKPVSDFAIAYYRPYMWHSHLGDPMPCADNDLHVGEPVLWGEKAGAAVAEYEGLFRLAGQAGYHAAAVDISDAAEKLAEHKLVWLAAEPFIEESAVKLLAAYVRKGGVLVVSHTWPRVNLAGQPLDFLGLGGPPARPRRLGKGKVIWWGGSAAAEPGKEDPQVVAQVKALVAELIGQPVVAASCPPVTTMHSSEGRRTAGEAEPHNLVEAVLHRTPGAKVLYLLNHHDRAVNAAVAFRRMRSARLVEIGGAGEVYRVSAGVSVIDIDRKSARVFRITQ; encoded by the coding sequence GTGACCAGACCGCCCAAACCCTTCAACCTCTTTGCTGCCGAAGTACAGTACTGGCGGCTCGATCCGCAGTGCTGGCGCAGGGTGCTCGAGGCCGCCGCCGATGCGGGGCTGCCCGGCATCTCGAGCTACGTGCCCTGGGAAGTGCATGAGGTGGAGAAGGGCCACTTCGACCTCGACGGCTCGACGGATCCGCGCCGCAACCTGATCGGCTACCTGGGGCTGGTGAAGGAGGTCGGGCTCAAGCTCGCCTATCGCCCCGGCCCCTTCGTGTGCAACGAGATGGCCTGGGGCGGCCACCCCCGCCGCATCGTGACAGGCGACGTGGGGATGATGGTCTGGCAGGCCGACAACGCGCCCGCGCCCGGTTACATGCTCCAGGCCAAAGAGGGCTGGCAGCCGTCCTATCTGCACCCCGCCTACCTCGACGAGGTGCGCATCTGGTTCGCCGCGGTGGATGCTGTTGCCCGCGACTTCACCGCGGCGAAACGCGGCCCCATCGCCACCTGCAACCTCGATAACGAGGTGAGCTACATCGTCCGCGACAGCTTCTTCGGCGCCGACTATAATCCCTGCGTCGTCGGGCGCGGCGGACTCTATCACCAGTGGCTCGCAAGAACCTACGGCTCCCCCGACAGGCTGCCCTACAAGCAGCGCGTGGCCTCCTTCGAGGACGTCGAGCCGCCGCGAAAGCTGGAGGGCGTCGAAGCCAATCTCCGCTGGTACTTCGACTGGGTGGCCTTCAAGGAATGGCTGATGGCCGAGTACCTGAAGACCCTGCGGGCGATGCACGAGGAGTGCGGCCTGCGCGGTGTGAGCTACTACACCAACATCAACCCCCACCGCCCCGAGGGTGTGCCGACGAACTTCGCCCGCTTCGCCGAGGGCACCGGCGGCCTGGTGGGCTACGACTTCTACCGCAACCCCTGGCTGAGCTACTCCGGCTACTCCTCGATGGCCCGTGTGCTCAAGCTGATGAACGCCACGCTCCCCGTCACCTGGTCGGCCGAGTTCATGGGCGGCTGGTGGTTCGTCAACCTCCAGGGCAACCGCGTGCCGCGCAACCACACCGAGTTCATGAGCCTGGCCGCGATGGCCAACGGCTGCCAGGCGATCAGTTGGTTCATGTTCCACGACCGCTACTCGTGGGGCGACGCGCCCGTGAGCCACATGGGCCACCGCCGCGAGAACCACGAGGCCCTCCGCAACGTCGTCGCCGTCGCGCGCGGCCTCAAGAAGTGGAACTCGCTGAAGCCCGTGAGCGATTTCGCCATCGCCTACTATCGCCCCTACATGTGGCACAGCCACCTGGGCGACCCGATGCCGTGCGCCGACAACGACCTGCACGTGGGCGAGCCCGTGCTCTGGGGCGAGAAGGCGGGCGCCGCCGTCGCCGAATACGAGGGCCTCTTCCGCCTCGCGGGCCAGGCCGGCTACCACGCCGCGGCCGTGGACATTTCGGACGCCGCCGAAAAGCTCGCCGAGCACAAGCTCGTCTGGCTCGCCGCTGAGCCATTCATCGAGGAGAGCGCTGTCAAGCTCCTGGCCGCCTACGTCCGCAAGGGCGGAGTCCTCGTCGTCAGCCACACTTGGCCGCGTGTCAACCTGGCGGGCCAGCCGCTCGACTTCCTCGGCCTCGGCGGCCCGCCCGCCAGACCCCGCAGGCTCGGCAAAGGCAAGGTTATCTGGTGGGGCGGCTCTGCCGCCGCCGAGCCGGGCAAGGAAGATCCTCAGGTCGTCGCCCAGGTGAAAGCATTGGTGGCTGAACTGATCGGCCAGCCTGTTGTCGCGGCCTCGTGCCCGCCCGTCACCACCATGCACTCCAGCGAGGGGCGGCGCACGGCCGGCGAGGCGGAACCGCACAACCTCGTCGAGGCCGTCCTCCATCGGACCCCCGGAGCGAAGGTGCTCTACCTCCTCAACCACCACGACCGCGCGGTGAATGCCGCTGTCGCGTTCCGCCGCATGCGCTCCGCCCGCCTCGTCGAGATCGGAGGCGCAGGCGAAGTGTATCGCGTGTCGGCCGGCGTGTCGGTGATTGACATTGACCGCAAGAGCGCCCGAGTGTTCAGGATCACACAATGA
- a CDS encoding PQQ-binding-like beta-propeller repeat protein — translation MLRLCALVGLLVAVWACPAVAGEWPGWRGLEREGRAEPGNYPTQWSAEKCIRWKTPIRGKGHSSPIVVGDSVLVASAYAAAEGEALRVVRLCIWWGISAVVLAWSVPFAFAAFLRRPGPTIRQVAGAALCCVAAGAFARCATAAFFDFGAGEPSTDARMESWLLTANMVSLSLILSSFALAARDKMRLGLVFVALVFSSFVILGRPMPEYFDLRTPGRYGSATLHAAAIPLGIAAGLLLLVLLEGQSKPQTQQRQGRAGSLQIILGIMVVAGTVTGGVMLARMLPPATIVTICGVAWFVLSLLGCGLPSIYPRGRWLAALLVLAGALGFSTRNYLGVSKELARAVICLDRETGAVKWTREGLHGPQPPMSYRNSPATPTPVSDGERAIAWFGSAGAMCTDLSGKMLWTSRDVPFDDVHGVGASPLLCDGLLVIPGTQPDAPYVAALDAATGRRVWTAGLRPWPGGEGQARTPAVATVEGRKLLLVWAWDGVGKEDLLRALDIKSGQEVWRHPVATHSEQVASAVSDGDTVFLATARRVQALSLSKLGGGQEPTVWATELRCRGQLVASPVLSNGLLFVVSAHRDAHCLDARTGELLWSRQLNGRGCMASPIAAGGAVYFPDVSGKTTVVAAERAFRKLTENELGEAIWASPAPVAGRLYVRTTGHLWCIEEKP, via the coding sequence TTGCTGCGACTCTGTGCTCTGGTTGGGCTCCTCGTGGCAGTGTGGGCCTGCCCCGCAGTCGCCGGCGAATGGCCCGGCTGGCGTGGCCTGGAGCGCGAGGGCCGCGCGGAGCCAGGCAACTATCCCACCCAGTGGTCCGCTGAGAAGTGCATCCGCTGGAAGACGCCCATCCGTGGCAAGGGCCACTCCTCGCCCATCGTCGTTGGCGACTCCGTGCTCGTTGCCTCCGCCTATGCTGCCGCCGAGGGCGAAGCGCTCAGGGTTGTTCGGCTTTGCATCTGGTGGGGCATCTCTGCTGTCGTTCTCGCCTGGAGCGTGCCATTCGCCTTTGCGGCGTTCCTGCGGCGCCCAGGGCCTACGATACGCCAGGTCGCAGGCGCCGCTCTCTGTTGCGTCGCTGCGGGCGCCTTCGCCAGGTGCGCCACCGCAGCCTTCTTCGACTTCGGCGCTGGCGAACCCTCCACGGACGCACGTATGGAGAGCTGGTTGTTGACCGCCAACATGGTCTCGCTCTCCTTGATTCTGAGCAGCTTCGCGCTGGCCGCCCGGGACAAGATGCGGCTGGGGCTTGTTTTCGTCGCTCTGGTGTTCTCCTCGTTCGTCATCCTGGGTCGTCCGATGCCCGAGTACTTCGATCTGCGCACGCCCGGCCGCTATGGGTCGGCGACGCTTCACGCCGCCGCAATCCCACTGGGCATCGCAGCGGGGCTGCTGCTCTTGGTGCTCTTGGAAGGCCAGTCCAAGCCCCAAACGCAGCAGCGGCAAGGGCGGGCGGGGTCCTTGCAGATCATCCTGGGAATCATGGTTGTCGCCGGGACGGTTACCGGGGGCGTCATGCTGGCCCGGATGCTGCCGCCTGCTACGATCGTCACCATTTGCGGCGTGGCGTGGTTTGTGCTCAGCCTGTTGGGCTGTGGCCTCCCCAGCATCTACCCACGCGGGCGGTGGCTCGCCGCGCTACTGGTTCTCGCAGGTGCCCTGGGGTTCAGCACCCGCAACTACCTCGGCGTGAGCAAGGAACTGGCCAGGGCCGTCATCTGTCTCGACCGCGAAACGGGCGCCGTCAAGTGGACCCGCGAGGGACTTCACGGGCCTCAGCCGCCCATGAGCTACCGCAACTCGCCGGCCACGCCCACCCCCGTCAGCGACGGTGAACGAGCGATCGCCTGGTTCGGCTCCGCCGGCGCCATGTGCACCGATCTGTCGGGGAAGATGCTCTGGACAAGCCGAGACGTGCCGTTCGACGACGTGCACGGTGTCGGCGCGTCGCCGCTGCTCTGCGATGGCTTGCTTGTCATCCCCGGCACGCAACCTGATGCGCCCTACGTCGCCGCACTGGACGCCGCGACGGGCAGGCGCGTGTGGACAGCGGGCCTTCGCCCCTGGCCGGGCGGCGAAGGCCAGGCCCGAACGCCAGCGGTCGCCACGGTTGAGGGCAGGAAGCTCCTGCTTGTCTGGGCGTGGGACGGGGTGGGCAAAGAGGACCTCCTCCGCGCCCTGGACATCAAGTCGGGCCAGGAGGTGTGGCGCCACCCGGTTGCCACCCACAGCGAGCAAGTCGCCAGCGCGGTCTCCGATGGCGACACCGTGTTCCTCGCGACCGCTCGTCGGGTGCAGGCCCTGAGCCTCTCGAAGCTGGGCGGCGGCCAGGAACCGACCGTGTGGGCGACGGAACTGAGGTGTCGGGGCCAACTCGTGGCCTCGCCCGTGCTTTCCAACGGCCTGCTCTTCGTCGTCTCAGCCCACCGCGACGCCCACTGTCTCGACGCGAGGACGGGGGAACTGCTCTGGAGCCGGCAGCTCAACGGCCGGGGCTGCATGGCCTCGCCCATCGCGGCCGGCGGCGCGGTCTACTTCCCCGACGTCTCGGGCAAGACCACCGTGGTCGCCGCGGAGCGGGCCTTCCGCAAGCTCACGGAGAACGAGCTTGGCGAGGCGATCTGGGCCTCACCGGCCCCCGTGGCCGGTCGCCTCTACGTGCGTACGACGGGCCACCTGTGGTGCATCGAGGAGAAACCGTGA
- a CDS encoding anti-sigma factor antagonist (This anti-anti-sigma factor, or anti-sigma factor antagonist, belongs to a family that includes characterized members SpoIIAA, RsbV, RsfA, and RsfB.) — protein sequence MSTLDIQVEPLQGVEKGVVVRLDGALDQPTRDAFLSKLKSVISEGNTRCVLDMERVTYANSTAIGDLVIQFDQFRDAGGELVLVNPQHRVLVIIEMVGVNSVLPIFNTLEEARQHLTRPQERAAAPAPEKRPAAEAAPSAPGTFPLRSDCSTCGVTLEFAQAGRFRCPHCGAVYGVTPAAQAIPGRPRTGAPLELTVPCQPRVLEAVQRLIASLPAWSGYTDIERARLETAIAEVCTVIHQKAYEGNSDGTIQMLVLCHKDAVAIRLADHGKTLSRAAFPTAVDYMTEFEHRPRPARGNYLKMTKRSGS from the coding sequence ATGAGCACGCTGGATATTCAGGTCGAACCCCTTCAGGGCGTGGAGAAGGGCGTGGTCGTGCGTCTGGACGGGGCGCTCGACCAGCCGACGCGCGACGCCTTCCTGAGCAAGCTCAAGTCGGTCATCAGCGAAGGCAACACGCGATGTGTCCTGGACATGGAGCGCGTGACCTACGCCAACTCCACCGCCATTGGCGACCTGGTGATCCAGTTCGACCAGTTCCGCGACGCGGGCGGCGAGCTGGTCCTCGTGAACCCCCAGCATCGCGTGCTGGTGATCATCGAGATGGTGGGCGTGAACAGCGTGCTCCCCATCTTCAACACCCTGGAGGAAGCGCGGCAGCACTTGACCCGTCCGCAGGAACGCGCCGCGGCGCCGGCGCCCGAGAAGCGGCCGGCGGCAGAGGCGGCGCCCTCGGCCCCCGGCACCTTCCCGCTGCGGTCGGACTGCTCGACGTGCGGCGTGACGCTGGAGTTCGCGCAGGCCGGCCGCTTCCGCTGCCCGCACTGCGGGGCCGTCTACGGCGTGACACCGGCTGCGCAGGCCATCCCAGGCCGGCCGCGCACCGGCGCCCCCCTGGAACTCACCGTGCCGTGCCAGCCGCGCGTGCTCGAGGCCGTGCAGCGGCTCATCGCCAGCCTGCCCGCCTGGAGCGGCTACACGGACATCGAGCGGGCGCGCCTCGAGACCGCCATCGCCGAGGTCTGCACGGTCATTCATCAGAAGGCCTACGAGGGCAACAGCGACGGCACCATCCAGATGCTCGTGCTGTGCCACAAGGATGCCGTGGCCATCCGCCTAGCCGACCACGGCAAGACGCTCAGCCGCGCCGCCTTCCCCACGGCGGTGGACTACATGACCGAGTTCGAGCACCGCCCGCGTCCCGCCCGAGGCAACTACCTGAAGATGACCAAGCGGAGCGGCAGCTAG